A DNA window from Arachis hypogaea cultivar Tifrunner chromosome 18, arahy.Tifrunner.gnm2.J5K5, whole genome shotgun sequence contains the following coding sequences:
- the LOC112769252 gene encoding embryo-specific protein ATS3B, translating to MKTKTVTSIILIFCVVASFSTDDQTHTQLPQANESFKPNQTLQQQLGSSCTYTVTIKTSCSSPSYTRDQISLAFGDTYGYQVYVPRLGDPYDSRTFERCSTDTFQIYGPCTYQICYLYLYRTGYDGWMPEYVTVSGYYSSPVTFYYNAFIPYGVWYGFDYCYRYSASTASA from the exons ATGAAGACGAAGACTGTGACTTCAATAATCCTCATATTCTGCGTGGTTGCTTCCTTCTCCACTGATGATCAGACTCACACTCAGCTGCCTCAAGCTAACGAATCTTTCAAGCCCAACCAAACCCTCCAGCAGCAACTT GGTAGTAGCTGTACTTATACAGTAACCATTAAAACAAGCTGCAGCTCTCCCTCCTATACGAGAGATCAAATCAGTCTCGCATTTGGCGACACCTATGGTTATCAG GTTTATGTTCCAAGACTTGGGGATCCTTATGATTCTAGAACATTCGAGCGCTGCTCTACGGATACGTTTCAGATTTACGGACCCTGTACCTACCAAATCTGCTATCTGTATCTGTACAGAACCGGATACGATGGGTGGATGCCCGAGTACGTCACCGTATCTGGCTACTACTCCAGCCCCGTTACCTTCTACTACAACGCTTTCATTCCTTACGGCGTTTGGTATGGCTTTGACTACTGTTATCGTTATTCCGCCTCCACTGCTTCCGCCTAG